A region from the Acomys russatus chromosome 22, mAcoRus1.1, whole genome shotgun sequence genome encodes:
- the Pacrgl gene encoding PACRG-like protein codes for MQKSEYPGAVQMRHRATGNYDQRTSSGSQIKHRTTVQRSKSSSLASSPEATRRAHPRPSDKLNPKTINPFGEQSRAPSAFAAIYSKGGIPCRLVHGSVKHRLQWDCPPEILPFDPLLITLAEGLRETKHPYTFVSKEGFRELLLVKGAPEKAVPLLPRLVPVLKAALVHSDDEVFDRGLSALVQLSVAVGPSLNGHLKLLLTSLSKRLMDKKFKEPITSALQKLEQHGGSGSLTIIKSKIPTYCSICC; via the exons ATGCAGAAATCAGAGTACCCTGGAGCTGTGCAGATGAGACACAGAGCAACAG gCAATTATGATCAAAGGACGTCCTCAGGCTCACAGATAAAACACAGGACTACAGTTCAGCGGAGCAAATCCTCCTCATTAGCCAGTTCTCCAGAGGCTACAAGAAGGGCTCATCCTCGGCCAAGTGATAAACTCAACCCTAAAACAATTAACCCT tTCGGTGAACAGTCACGAGCACCTTCTGCGTTTGCAGCTATTTACTCTAAAGGAGGCATTCCTTGCAG ACTGGTACATGGCTCAGTAAAACACAGACTACAGTGGGACTGCCCGCCTGAAATTCTTCCATTTGATCCGCTTCTAATTACGTTAGCTGAG GGTCTGAGGGAGACCAAGCATCCTTATACCTTTGTGTCAAAGGAGGGCTTTAGGGAATTGTTGCTTGTCAAGGGTGCTCCTGAGAAAGCTGTGCCTTTGCTACCTAGACTGGTCCCAGTGCTGAAGGCAGCTCTG GTTCATTCTGATGACGAAGTGTTTGACAGAGGACTGAGCGCGCTTGTGCAGCTGAGTGTGGCTGTTGGCCCATCCCTGAATGGCCATCTGAAACTTCTGCTTACAAGT CTTTCCAAGAGGCTAATGGACAAAAAATTCAAAGAGCCCATCACCAGCGCCTTGCAAAAGCTGGAGCAGCACGGTGGGAGT GGAAGTCTTACCATCATCAAATCCAAAATCCCAACGTACTGCTCTATATGCTGTTGA